CGACACCAAACCAAAGGGAAAAGCATTTGTGTAGGACAGTTGTATATTACTCAAAACCACAAGGAATCGTGACTGgccaggccaggattcgaacacTGACCAGAATTTGAAATACGGTAATACTTGGCAACAATGCTCCATAGCATGTGTTTACAAACAAGGTAGCTTTacgtggtgtttgaagcttttcatggtgtgaaaaaaaaagaataaagaatagaaaacttgcgggtacaacaatgttttaaatctcgtttgtgggagtgttggctctaaagtgccggtgtggtctcgacgtttcgaacagtcaGGAGAAAGCTTGACATGTATGTACCCGTGTATGGGTCTATACTTACTTCTTTGCAAACCCTCTTGGCATCATGGCTTGGTAGATGCCATTAATGACCGGATCACGCACTGTATAGGAGAGGGTCGGGTCGCTAGCATCAAATACCAGTGAATTATTGAAGAGAGAGGCAACTCTCTCCTGGAGCTCAGGACTGATTGGGATATTGGCCCCCGTCTCTTGGTTAACtgttaacaaaaacattcaagACATAGTACAAAACTGCTTCATATAGAGAGATGCTTTTAAGCATAAATAAGCAGAAAACCAGTTACAGATAATACATGTGGAATGATACTTTGGCTGGttatcttattctggtaagcaaaatagttttgttcttagctactttttgtgcttaagcagctctatgccaTTGGGCCCTaataattatcgattaaaaaggaaaagaataagaataagagatcataaaatgtattaaaacTATTCTCAAGAGAAATATTTCAGTGCAGAATACTGCCAAAGTCAATGTAAGAGTATTTGAAAACCCAACAATCGTTGTTGCTTATTTCTTGATCTTTGACCCAGTCCCATATAATAGACCTTTGTCATCCTGATTTTCTCCCAGTCAGAGCAATGTCACCAAACCACGGTTGGAAGggcaaatagtctggttcctttttgtactaTGACAAATAGTATCCATTACTACTATCAGATACAAGGaatatgaccaagatggtggcatcATAATAAAGGTGTATTATAGTCCAAGAATAAATAAAGGTATACAATTGGTGCATGTACTTACATATTGCTAGTAGTTCTCTTACACTCTGATGTGACAGCTTGTTAATGTTGAGGGACCtggtgaaacaaaaaacaaataaacaaataaactgcTAACAATCTTTCAattaacacattttttattttatttttttggacGAAGGACTGAACTAGTAAACTTATTATGCTTTACGGATCAGGCATACTGATTAGGCAAGAGTGAATCTTTGGTTAGATGTGGTCTgtatgtgtttagaatgtcaaGTAAGGCCAACAGGCAACCTTGGTTTGTCTGGGTTAGAGTTCATGTTGTCTGGGTCATGTTGTCTGGGTCAGAGTTCATGTTGTCTAGGCCAGAGTTCATGTTATCTGGGTCATGTTGTTTGGGTCAGAGTTCATGTTGTCTGGGTCAGAGTTCATGTAATCTGGGTCACTGTAGGGTTTCATATCTTTATAGTTGCCCTACCATGATGTGGAGCCGGTGCCTGTGCAGATTGTGATGCCTGAACTTTTCTGTCTCTCCATGGGTCCATCATCCACTGATATCTCATAATAAGAAACCctgtataaacaaaacaagatcAAGCCTTATGACTACAAGAAACGGCAACAAACATTCTGCAGATTAAAAAAACTAGAACAGTAAAGTTGAGGACATTTTATAAACCAAAAAAACTCACTCTGTGACAGTGAAAGACAAAagaagtccccttgatccaATGAAACAGCCAAACAGCCCTCTTGCTTAAACACTTTGACCAGTATCAACTGTTATAAAAGTTTAGTTATATGGTAAACTACAGGATTGGACTAAAGTTACTCGACCCAAACCAAAATTGATGAAAGCTTACGTTGATGACAGTGACTCCCCAATGAAGACCTCATTCAATGCTCTGATAGGAAGCACTCTAGGCACTGATTCAGCCTTCTCCAATCCATGTCTTAATCTATTCTCCAAGATCCAATGCTTGTCTCGAAGCTCAGGTAACTTCAGCTGCTCTTCGTGAAGGTCTATGGGCTCAGCGTTGATCAATCCACTCTCTACAGTTGCACGAATTCTCTGACGCCATTTCCATCTAGGGGTGgaaatgtgaagaaaaatcaGAATGATCGGACATAAGAGTTTTATTCTTATAGGAAAAATTGtgctattttaaaaatgtataatgtAATATCGCAATATTTCGCTGTAATATCTCTGAAGCATTTgatttgtttacaggtttctaGAAAGGTTGATTCCTCCGTTGCTTACAATGGACGGAGTCAAGGGAATAAAGGTCCCATACCACTGCACTGGCATCGACGTCCTACAACAGGACTAGAGTTTTACACACATCAATGACCAAATAATTTTCTATATCCCCGATTCACGTTTAACATTTATCCtgttcaatatgaaataaattcTAAATCAAACTCAAGTAAGGTTTGAATCTACAAGAAACACCTACCTGAATTTcccttccattattttcttgagaGCCTCATCAAAGTTCTCAGTATACCATGGTGAGAGGCAAAGATACCCAGCCGACCCACTAGGGTAAGTATTAACTCCTAGCACCGGTTTATCATCAGTGACTTTACTGGCTGTCATGATGAAGGTTCCATCCCCCCCAGCTGGGATGAGAATATCCGCCCATCGGACCGACTCCTCATTCAGGCTTTGGTCGAATCTCTGTGCAACCTTCACCTCGATGTTCTGTGATCTGGAGAGATATTAAGATTTATACTCGATTTAGTATTAATAATGTAAATAATGATATCCTGCCAATATGAGACAGAGGATACACCCCAAATGTCCCTATACtgtacaggcactggacactattggtcattactcaaaataagtgttagcaaaaaacttacttggtatcaagcacagtagagctgttgataaaactatgtgagaagcaacttcctctgaagtaacatagtttttgagaaagaagtaatttcttactaaagtatttgaattgaatttgagacctcagctgagccCACTGGGCCCTAAGCATTCTTGAAACCCTGAAACCTTCTCAGCTTCTAAAACCCCTTGTTTACAAATGGGTATATATCTGgctctttccaaccatgcatcaAAGTTCCTGTGGTATCTGGGTATGTTTCTATAGTGACTGCGAATGCAATACTTACTGCAAGCTCTCCACTATCTTGTTGACATTGTCGATGTGTACGTTATGTTTTTCTACAAGCCTGTCATATTGAGATCCTCGCTGAACaagctgaaaataattatcaaaatagTTACATATATTTGGGACAAgcttccgtatggcgccaccacgtTTTCATtccatatgaaataatatagtatctaatttacctcaaagagatatccctttttgtaaaaatgaggggaaaagtggtggcgccatacagaaagttatcctatttttgattttgggttgaacaaatacTTTTCACCGACCTCAAGATTAATGTGCCTGCACTCTACCAAACAGAGTAATTGTTTGCAAAAAAGACTCCACTGACTGTTTAGATCAGATTAACCTATCTCTGTTTCTCGAGTTGCATGTCAAATCCTGACTCAAAAACCAACGGCCAATTAAAAATCAATAACATTTAAAGTTGATAGTCACAATTGACATGTTATTGTGTATAACATATGTTATGACTCAAACCATTCTATTTTAAACCAtgtttgtaataatattattattgttactcaTCATTGTTGGTGAAAAAGGAAGTTAGTGaaaaagaaagtaaacaaaCCACTTTCTTGAGACCATCTTCTCCAAGCTGACTGTATCGCTTCCTCTCAAACGCATAGCGTGACAGTTTAGAGACAACCAAAGCTCGCTTTGGTCTGAAGGGGACCCCGTCCCCTCCAAGCTCAGCCCCGCCCCCTCCTCCTCGAAAGTTTGTTGACATCAGCCTTCGGATCACATTATTGAAGTCCCTGGGGCTTCTTGAACATTTTGCACAGATTAAAAGTCGATGTAAATAACCAGCAAAGACCCCACTCCTATGAACCATCTTTGAGACAGACGATCCTATAAATCGTACTTGGGATTTTGACACGACAACGTGaataatttgaagaagaaaGCATGTAAATTACTAAAGGAATCGCTCGAGCAGCGAAATGTGTACTGTGTGCACCGTCagcttttgttgttgtctagCTAGTATGTACTTCGCTCAAAGCCCATCCATTTAAAGGTGCTGTTAATTTTGTGCACTTGCACCCATGCAACTTTTACAGCATGGGTTTAAAGGAGCCACTTTATTACCGCGACTTTTGAAATGCAGAAGTTAGAGACTGGCAACAAAAGCGAGTTTTAGTAAACCTTGGTTCGAAAGAAAATGGCGAGAATAGTAACAAGTCACCATTGGTATATGAGAGACGTAAGTTTTATgtttataaattgtttaaagtCGTATTTTCGTGAATAATAAAAGTTACGTCTTGCGAATGGTCCTCTTTTTGACACGTGATTGTTACATGCATACCCCTATGTACGTCTATTTCCGACATCTGATTTGGTTTTATTGTTCTTATTTTAATATTGACACAGTGGttaatattactcaaaacaattatgagcataaaaccttactgaaaactgaagtaacgtagtttttgagaaagaagtaattttccacaaatttgatttcgagacctcctcagatttataatttgaggtctcgaaatcaaccatctgagtgaaaaaagcacacaactttgtgtgacaatggtgtttttttacccTTGTGCTCAGTAGGGCCAAGTATCATGCCAATGATTTTAATGATTatagttttaaaagaaaaatcaatgtTGTGTTTATTGTGGAAGTAACAtcaataataaatcaaaattatAACACCATTTATACAGCGCCTTTTCCTAAATTTAGATTGCAGAGAGCTCAGAGAATGacttgaaaaaaacaacaacaatgggaacgggaaaaaaaaaaaggaaaaataaaaggaaaccACAACCAGGCAAAGCCTGCATAATTGAGGCAAAGAAAGTCCAGCAAAAGCCGGTCTCTCTATGACGACAAAGTGCAGGCCAAGCCAGGCAAGAGTTactgattaaaaaaatatgttatccAGTGGCTTTTATGTCtagaaatggaaaaaaagaTCAAAGCATAACAACAATTCGTTGAGATTTCCTGAATCTAAATCTCATAAGCGGCAGCAGCAAAACAGCGCCCTTGACTAGTATGACATCATTTCTTTTTATGCTCAGGTGTTTCGATGGAGGACTGGAGCAAGTCTAGCCTGGTCCCTCATACTTCTTCCTTTTACAACAATCTTGTACATCGTTCTTGTTAAAATCGATGTCTTTCATCCATACACATGGTTACTTGGTAAGTTTGTAAACAGTCATTATTTAATCAAATTCTGTTGCAGGAAAATGTTAATGCcttatggcctgacgttttgaccctagcagaggtgttttgaccctagcagagttttaAAGACTCTGTTAGGGGCGAAACGTCAGGGctttaactttttgtttgtactaTACCATTTGCCCTTTGGGTTGGTACTTGGCAaattgcaacagctaattttattttcgcTAAATGATGTTTTGTTACATAGGATGCTATCCTGAAGGGACCAATGAATTCAAGCCCTGGTTTTACTTGAATCAGCTTTATCTCACATGACAATGTTTAAACAGAAATGTTAATCATGAATATTGGTACAGGAAGGTATAAGCTGGTGAAATCTTTTTGAAAGTAAgctttcaggcctgtatgctttgtttttgaaagtgcaagggCACAGATGcagtttctccttggtaaagggcaccctatggtgaaactgtaaatttctacctgagcatttcaagggcaccaaggcaataaccagggaaCATTGAGGCAATTACCTATATTGTCTTTGTGAAgctttaaaatgaaaact
The nucleotide sequence above comes from Asterias rubens chromosome 12, eAstRub1.3, whole genome shotgun sequence. Encoded proteins:
- the LOC117297633 gene encoding NAD kinase 2, mitochondrial-like; translation: MVHRSGVFAGYLHRLLICAKCSRSPRDFNNVIRRLMSTNFRGGGGGAELGGDGVPFRPKRALVVSKLSRYAFERKRYSQLGEDGLKKVLVQRGSQYDRLVEKHNVHIDNVNKIVESLQSQNIEVKVAQRFDQSLNEESVRWADILIPAGGDGTFIMTASKVTDDKPVLGVNTYPSGSAGYLCLSPWYTENFDEALKKIMEGKFRWKWRQRIRATVESGLINAEPIDLHEEQLKLPELRDKHWILENRLRHGLEKAESVPRVLPIRALNEVFIGESLSSTVSYYEISVDDGPMERQKSSGITICTGTGSTSWSLNINKLSHQSVRELLAIFNQETGANIPISPELQERVASLFNNSLVFDASDPTLSYTVRDPVINGIYQAMMPRGFAKKIRVRSRGWDACLVMDSGSSFVFNDGAIATLETKEDDALRTFELLD